A stretch of the Hippocampus zosterae strain Florida chromosome 16, ASM2543408v3, whole genome shotgun sequence genome encodes the following:
- the micu2 gene encoding calcium uptake protein 2, mitochondrial isoform X1 — MAFVGKVAYLVRTSIRGSRILKGLTWRRAVVCGTVVATGFMGYSYQYNVNRSVPLFVVHAEEQKEPAAPQMSARKMRFIQFASIVYEEEPYMTPRDFLFSVMLEDVDRKLQKRVLTTKEREQMMVAASEARPGNTLFRFWGDNGLITYTEYLFLLTILTKPQTGFHIAFKMLDVDGNEQVDKKEFMKLKKIIGKNKRRISKDNPERSVEDGDHVNTTLQAYFFGKSGENKLQYQQFRKFMEDLQAEVQEMEFLQFSKGMDTMRREDFAEWLLHYTNEEDNEVYWENMRKRIPAGQSITFEEFKAFCLFTNNLEDFAFSMKMISEANRPVGMAQFKRAVRIATGHDLSENVLDTVFKLFDMDGDHCLSHKEFIGVMKDRVLRGLKVHPQNGFSGYWKCVKRETLKGAQEAMGGGRCPI; from the exons ATGGCCTTCGTTGGAAAAGTTGCGTACTTGGTTAGGACCTCTATCAGGGGCTCGCGAATTTTGAAAGGTTTAACATGGCGCCGAGCTGTCGTCTGTGGCACTGTTGTCGCGACTGGATTTATGGGTTATTCTTACCAATATAACGTGAACCGAAGCGTTCCTCTCTTCGTCGTTCACGCTGAAGAGCAAAAA GAGCCTGCAGCTCCCCAAATGTCTGCCAGAAAGATGCGTTTCATCCAGTTTGCCTCAATTGTCTATGAAGAAGAGCCCTACATGACCCCGAGAGACTTCCTCTTCTCTGTGATGCTGGAGGATGTTGATC GAAAGCTCCAGAAGAGAGTCCTAACAACAAAA GAACGAGAACAGATGATGGTGGCTGCTTCCGAAGCTCGGCCTGGCAATACTTTGTTCAGATTTTGGGGTGACAATG GTTTGATAACCTACACAGAGTACCTGTTTTTGCTGACTATTCTGACAA AGCCGCAAACAGGATTTCACATTGCGTTCAAAATGCTCGACGTGGATGGCAACGAGCAAGTGGATAAAAAGGAGTTCATGAAG ctgAAGAAAatcattggaaaaaataaaaggagaatTTCAAAGGACAACCCAgag AGATCAGTTGAGGATGGAGACCACGTGAACACGACGCTGCAGGCGTACTTCTTCGGAAAGAGTGGCGAAAACAAGTTGCAATATCAACAGTTCCGCAA GTTCATGGAGGATCTCCAGGCCGAGGTCCAGGAGATGGAGTTCCTACAGTTCTCCAAAGGAATGGACACCATGCGACGGGAGGACTTTGCCGAGTGGCTGCTCCATTACACCAACGAGGAAGACAATGAGGTTTACTGGGAAAACATGAGGAAGAGGATCCCTGCTGGCCAG AGCATCACATTTGAGGAGTTCAAAGCCTTCTGCCTGTTCACCAACAATCTGGAGGATTTTGCTTTTTCCATGAAGATGATCAGTGAAGCCAACCGTCCTGTGGGAATGG cccagttcAAGCGTGCCGTGAGGATAGCCACAGGCCACGACCTGTCTGAGAACGTGTTGGACACTGTGTTTAAACTCTTCGACATGGACGGGGACCACTGCCTGAGCCACAAGGAGTTCATTGGAGTGATGAAGGACAGAGTCTTGCGGGGGCTAAAG GTGCATCCACAGAATGGCTTCTCTGGCTACTGGAAATGTGTGAAGCGGGAGACCCTCAAAGGCGCTCAGGAAGCCATGGGAGGCGGCAGATGTCCCATCTGA
- the micu2 gene encoding calcium uptake protein 2, mitochondrial isoform X2 — MAFVGKVAYLVRTSIRGSRILKGLTWRRAVVCGTVVATGFMGYSYQYNVNRSVPLFVVHAEEQKEPAAPQMSARKMRFIQFASIVYEEEPYMTPRDFLFSVMLEDVDRKLQKRVLTTKEREQMMVAASEARPGNTLFRFWGDNGLITYTEYLFLLTILTKPQTGFHIAFKMLDVDGNEQVDKKEFMKLKKIIGKNKRRISKDNPERSVEDGDHVNTTLQAYFFGKSGENKLQYQQFRKFMEDLQAEVQEMEFLQFSKGMDTMRREDFAEWLLHYTNEEDNEVYWENMRKRIPAGQSITFEEFKAFCLFTNNLEDFAFSMKMISEANRPVGMAQFKRAVRIATGHDLSENVLDTVFKLFDMDGDHCLSHKEFIGVMKDRVLRGLKNGFSGYWKCVKRETLKGAQEAMGGGRCPI; from the exons ATGGCCTTCGTTGGAAAAGTTGCGTACTTGGTTAGGACCTCTATCAGGGGCTCGCGAATTTTGAAAGGTTTAACATGGCGCCGAGCTGTCGTCTGTGGCACTGTTGTCGCGACTGGATTTATGGGTTATTCTTACCAATATAACGTGAACCGAAGCGTTCCTCTCTTCGTCGTTCACGCTGAAGAGCAAAAA GAGCCTGCAGCTCCCCAAATGTCTGCCAGAAAGATGCGTTTCATCCAGTTTGCCTCAATTGTCTATGAAGAAGAGCCCTACATGACCCCGAGAGACTTCCTCTTCTCTGTGATGCTGGAGGATGTTGATC GAAAGCTCCAGAAGAGAGTCCTAACAACAAAA GAACGAGAACAGATGATGGTGGCTGCTTCCGAAGCTCGGCCTGGCAATACTTTGTTCAGATTTTGGGGTGACAATG GTTTGATAACCTACACAGAGTACCTGTTTTTGCTGACTATTCTGACAA AGCCGCAAACAGGATTTCACATTGCGTTCAAAATGCTCGACGTGGATGGCAACGAGCAAGTGGATAAAAAGGAGTTCATGAAG ctgAAGAAAatcattggaaaaaataaaaggagaatTTCAAAGGACAACCCAgag AGATCAGTTGAGGATGGAGACCACGTGAACACGACGCTGCAGGCGTACTTCTTCGGAAAGAGTGGCGAAAACAAGTTGCAATATCAACAGTTCCGCAA GTTCATGGAGGATCTCCAGGCCGAGGTCCAGGAGATGGAGTTCCTACAGTTCTCCAAAGGAATGGACACCATGCGACGGGAGGACTTTGCCGAGTGGCTGCTCCATTACACCAACGAGGAAGACAATGAGGTTTACTGGGAAAACATGAGGAAGAGGATCCCTGCTGGCCAG AGCATCACATTTGAGGAGTTCAAAGCCTTCTGCCTGTTCACCAACAATCTGGAGGATTTTGCTTTTTCCATGAAGATGATCAGTGAAGCCAACCGTCCTGTGGGAATGG cccagttcAAGCGTGCCGTGAGGATAGCCACAGGCCACGACCTGTCTGAGAACGTGTTGGACACTGTGTTTAAACTCTTCGACATGGACGGGGACCACTGCCTGAGCCACAAGGAGTTCATTGGAGTGATGAAGGACAGAGTCTTGCGGGGGCTAAAG AATGGCTTCTCTGGCTACTGGAAATGTGTGAAGCGGGAGACCCTCAAAGGCGCTCAGGAAGCCATGGGAGGCGGCAGATGTCCCATCTGA
- the LOC127587771 gene encoding spectrin beta chain, non-erythrocytic 4-like, with product MLMARDTARDEAQKLHRKWLKHQAFMAELARNKEWLAKIEQEGQGLIQEKPELRTVVQQKLEEIRECWCDLETTTKAKARQLFENNKPEPVVKSYSDLDNQLSHLEQQPPQLEQAHHLPTFNEQLQKFQAMESKFGDIYKGVEELGNLQGVCLPQRGLMAGDKEGGEQSGMVETRIVRLIEPLKERRRILLASKEMHQVAQDLEDEMLWIQERLPLASCKEYGNNLQSVQQHVKKNQTLQRELAGRRARVEEVLDRAGIIASLRTPEVEFVREGAGHVRQLWEVLQLELERRSVMLDAALQAQQYYSEAAKVESWLSGQKLQQANDEKGTDEASTLQLLKTHLALEQTVETYAETVGMLSQQCQQLLELGHPESEQITKQQSHIDRLYVSLKDMVEHRKIKLEQQYWLYQLNKDVEELEKWITERETVASSTDLGQDLEHVTMLQEKFTKFASETNNIGQQRMEQVNKMVNEMIDCGHSDAATIAEWKDGLNESWADLLELMETRRQMLAASNQLHKFFTDCKEVLAQIAGKTKQLPEVRACQANITNPATLQRLMHSFEHALQLLVTQVRQLQENAAQLRTIYAGEKAEAIMVKEHEVMEAWKELLSSCEASRVQVTSVTDKVQFFSVVRENLMWMEGIMGQIGWDEPRDLTALEVMMKQHHELKVKIDGRSKTIQQCADLGKILIAAGNPASEEIKENLDALLAKQKDLGEKWDKHQERLQHKHERFQFAQETVRAEAWLKAKEPPITSKQPEGSQTQAQTDEVEQLILRHEAFRKAAVTWKERFSSLRQLSAAEKKKEEDKKTPLASRRMFPLSCLTPSGPSFGSAPSFMKQMVHAQIEPTPLQTSVEPAAPSAHQRLSSSLASYNPVLNGSGYHGLEPQCSGKLVNPSYLGMNHQAIGGGSDSAFSVLTSHCGGQDTSTYPGINNQTTDSAESSGYFGLPAGCVGGSGYAMQSHPGSGRLGSSGNLAQEQSSGPMGSPGIFQHQHMGSSGYLTQQNMGSSGFFTQPQNMGSSGYLGQQPNLGSSGYLAPQPNLGSSGYLAQNYHSTGGMGSSSYLAQNHYSSGSLGSSGYLAPSGGIMDPKMAYAWQHLKADFMQPGINHIHKAVNPLLEATRVQREQYGDIPMADMMGPESGLDLLHGRLQRDPRGSRSDPQMDHLRREREYKLGRQTSSEQEIQARLNELPMIVRQERYRRRLERQSSSEQEGSGKQRLQRRDSSDLEGSVKDGSDKRSLEKRSTMAEIVEQVQEREAANARGEPYRPPSSLSAPVTRFDGRPRARDRPKPRRRPRPKEPEESRRSRSAPATGAPTTPQPPSHTAHNEGFLYRKKASSSDLEAQQRSPTSKSWVNVYCVLKEGKLTFYKDARNHNTTYNGEPSVDLSNCSFDPSLGYKKKKNVFIVQVNDGNNLLVFHAKDEEDLKAWTSNITTCISEHEAMAMWDKPGTSGMDHDRSERKERSEGDADARSERSELVGEERSEKERSEKGDGSDKLDTSEIADKLEGGAGGSSTSGKSK from the exons GAGGGCCAGGGGCTGATCCAGGAGAAGCCAGAGCTACGCACGGTTGTGCAGCAGAAGCTCGAAGAGATCAGGGAGTGCTGGTGTGACTTGGAGACCACAACCAAAGCCAAGGCTCGTCAGCTCTTTGAAAACAACAAGCCGGAGCCGGTAGTAAAAAGCTACTCAGACCTTGACAACCAGCTGTCCCACTTGGAGCAACAGCCCCCCCAACTAGAGCAGGCACATCATCTGCCCACATTCAATGAGCAGCTCCAGAAATTCCAG GCAATGGAGTCTAAGTTCGGGGATATCTACAAGGGTGTGGAGGAACTGGGTAACTTGCAGGGGGTTTGCCTTCCCCAGCGAGGTCTGATGGCAGGTGACAAGGAGGGTGGTGAGCAATCGGGCATGGTGGAGACCCGCATCGTTCGCCTCATTGAGCCTCTGAAGGAGCGACGCCGCATCCTGCTTGCTTCCAAAGAGATGCACCAAGTCGCTCAAGACCTGGAAGACGAAATG CTTTGGATTCAAGAGAGGCTTCCCCTGGCATCATGTAAGGAATATGGGAATAATCTCCAGAGTGTGCAGCAGCATGTAAAAAAGAACCAG ACTCTCCAGAGGGAGCTGGCAGGCCGGCGGGCGCGTGTTGAGGAGGTTCTGGACAGGGCGGGAATTATCGCATCACTACGCACTCCCGAAGTGGAATTTGTGCGTGAAGGGGCCGGCCATGTGCGACAACTGTGGGAGGTGTTGCAGCTGGAGTTGGAAAGGAGATCTGTGATGCTGGATGCAGCACTGCAGGCTCAACAATACTACAGTGAGGCAGCCAAAGTGGAATCCTGGTTATCAGGTCAAAAACTCCAGCAGGCCAATGACGAAAAAGGCACG GATGAGGCGAGCACCCTGCAACTGTTGAAGACTCACCTGGCTTTGGAGCAAACAGTGGAAACATATGCTGAGACTGTTGGCATGCTGTCCCAGCAATGCCAGCAGCTGCTCGAGCTTGGACACCCAGAGAG TGAGCAAATCACCAAGCAGCAGTCCCACATAGACAGACTGTACGTTTCTTTGAAAGACATGGTGGAGCACAGAAAGATCAAGCTGGAACAGCAGTACTGGCTTTATCAACTCAATAAAGATGTCGAAGAATTAGAGAAATGGATCACGGAGCGTGAGACTGTGGCAAGTTCAACCGATCTTGGCCAAGATCTGGAGCATGTGACG ATGCTCCAAGAAAAGTTCACCAAATTTGCCTCCGAAACAAACAACATTGGCCAGCAGCGGATGGAGCAGGTGAACAAAATGGTGAATGAAATGATCGACTGTGGCCATTCGGATGCAGCCACCATCGCTGAGTGGAAGGATGGATTGAACGAGTCCTGGGCCGACCTCCTGGAGTTGATGGAGACCCGCAGACAGATGCTGGCGGCATCCAACCAGCTCCACAAGTTTTTCACTGACTGTAAAGAG GTTTTGGCTCAGATCGCAGGGAAGACGAAGCAGCTGCCAGAGGTGAGGGCATGCCAAGCCAACATCACCAATCCAGCCACCCTGCAGAGACTCATGCACTCTTTTGAGCATGCCCTTCAACTGTTAGTTACACAG GTACGACAGCTACAGGAGAACGCTGCGCAGCTGCGTACTATTTATGCTGGCGAGAAGGCTGAGGCCATAATGGTAAAAGAGCACGAAGTGATGGAAGCTTGGAAGGAACTCTTAAGCTCGTGCGAGGCCAGTCGTGTGCAGGTCACCTCAGTGACAGACAAGGTGCAGTTCTTCTCAGTGGTGCGCGAAAATCTCATGTGGATGGAAGGCATTATGGGCCAGATTGGATGGGACGAGCCCAG GGATTTGACTGCATTGGAGGTCATGATGAAACAACACCATGAGTTGAAAGTCAAAATAGATGGCCGGAGCAAAACTATTCAGCAGTGTGCAGATCTCGGCAAGATCCTTATAGCTGCCGGAAACCCCGCATCAGAGGAG ATTAAAGAGAATTTGGATGCCCTTTTGGCCAAGCAGAAGGATCTTGGGGAGAAATGGGACAAACACCAGGAACGGTTGCAGCACA AGCATGAGCGATTCCAGTTCGCCCAGGAAACGGTGAGGGCTGAAGCCTGGCTGAAGGCCAAGGAGCCTCCGATCACCTCCAAGCAGCCAGAAGGGAGCCAGACCCAAGCCCAAACCGATGAGGTTGAGCAGCTCATCCTTCGCCATGAAGCGTTCCGCAAGGCTGCTGTCACCTGGAAAGAACGCTTCAGTTCTCTCCGACAACTTTCCGCA gcagagaagaaaaaagaggAAGACAAAAAGACACCGCTCGCCAGTCGTAGGATGTTCCCGCTATCTTGTCTGACTCCGAGCGGTCCCTCATTCGGTTCAGCTCCATCTTTCATGAAGCAGATGGTACACGCCCAAATAGAGCCCACCCCCTTACAGACAAGCGTGGAACCAGCTGCCCCTTCTGCACACCAGAGATTGTCCTCATCGCTCGCCAGCTACAACCCGGTCCTAAATGGATCGGGCTATCACGGGCTGGAGCCTCAATGTAGTGGAAAGTTGGTGAACCCCTCGTATCTTGGCATGAACCACCAGGCCATTGGAGGTGGGAGTGACTCTGCTTTTTCAGTTCTGACTTCTCACTGTGGAGGACAGGACACTTCTACTTACCCTGGAATAAACAATCAAACAACTGATAGTGCTGAGAGTTCTGGTTACTTTGGACTGCCTGCGGGTTGCGTGGGTGGCTCCGGCTATGCCATGCAAAGCCATCCAGGCAGTGGCAGGTTAGGAAGTTCGGGTAACCTAGCTCAGGAGCAAAGCAGTGGCCCGATGGGAAGCCCTGGGATTTTCCAGCATCAGCATATGGGAAGTTCTGGATATTTGACACAACAAAATATGGGAAGTTCCGGTTTCTTTACACAACCTCAAAATATGGGGAGTTCAGGATATTTGGGACAGCAGCCCAATTTAGGGAGTTCAGGATATTTGGCCCCGCAACCAAATTTGGGGAGTTCAGGATATCTTGCTCAGAATTACCACAGCACTGGAGGAATGGGTAGCTCAAGCTATCTTGCACAAAATCATTACAGCAGTGGAAGTCTCGGCAGTTCGGGTTACCTGGCGCCAAGTGGTGGCATCATGGACCCAAAAATGGCTTATGCGTGGCAACACTTGAAAGCGGACTTCATGCAACCCGGGATCAATCACATCCACAAGGCTGTAAACCCGCTCCTCGAAGCCACGAGAGTACAAAGGGAACAGTATGGCGATATCCCGATGGCAGACATGATGGGCCCAGAATCAGGACTGGACCTACTCCACGGTCGTCTCCAGAGGGATCCCCGTGGCAGTCGCTCAGACCCTCAGATGGACCACCTGAGGCGAGAGAGGGAGTACAAACTGGGTAGACAAACCTCCAGCGAGCAGGAGATCCAAGCCAGGCTGAACGAGCTTCCGATGATTGTGCGTCAGGAGAGGTATCGAAGACGCTTGGAGAGGCAGTCATCCAGTGAACAGGAAGGGAGTGGCAAGCAGAGGCTGCAACGGCGAGACTCAAGTGACCTGGAGGGATCTGTTAAAGACGGCTCCGACAAACGCTCACT GGAAAAGAGATCTACTATGGCGGAGATTGTAGAACAAGTACAGGAGAGAGAAGCAGCGAAT GCCAGAGGAGAGCCTTATCGACCTCCAAGCAGTCTCTCGGCTCCGGTGACACGTTTTGACGGTCGCCCTCGTGCTCGAGATCGACCCAAACCAAGGAGGAGGCCTCGTCCGAAAGAACCAGAGGAAAGTCGCCGCTCTCGATCAGCTCCAGCTACCGGCGCCCCGACGACACCCCAGCCACCTTCACACACAGCGCACAATGAAGGATTCCTGTATCGTAAAAAGGCCAGCAGCTCTGATCTTGAAGCTCAGCAGAGAAGCCCCACcag CAAATCCTGGGTTAATGTCTACTGCGTGCTAAAAGAGGGCAAGCTGACCTTCTACAAGGACGCCAGAAACCACAACACAACATACAATGGAGAACCATCTGTTGACCTTTCCAACTGCTCTTTTGATCCTTCGTTGGGatacaagaaaaagaagaatgttttcattgttca aGTCAACGATGGAAATAATTTATTAGTATTTCATGCAAAAGATGAG GAGGATCTGAAGGCTTGGACTTCTAACATCACCACCTGTATATCTGAGCATGAGGCCATGGCCATGTGGGACAAGCCCGGCACATCTGGCATGGACCATGACCGTTCGGAGAGGAAGGAGAGGTCGGAGGGCGATGCAGACGCCAGGTCGGAGAGATCGGAGCTCGTCGGTGAGGAGAGATCTGAGAAGGAGAGGTCAGAGAAAGGGGATGGCTCAGACAAGTTAGACACATCAGAAATTGCTGACAAGCTGGAGGGTGGAGCTGGGGGCTCCAGCACATCTGGAAAGAGCAAATGA